One genomic segment of Nonomuraea coxensis DSM 45129 includes these proteins:
- a CDS encoding type 1 glutamine amidotransferase, whose product MGKVLVVQNSRSGGPSRVGDWLADAGHELDVVLAHEGAPLPDRLEHDAMIMLGGGYLPGDDDRAPWLAAARRLVGQALAEGVPLLGICLGGQMIAEVAGGEVTGDTGAPENGSLPVTIRPEAAADPLFHGLPPVVPAVEHHKDAVTGLPPGAVWLAETAACPYQAFRVGERAWGVQFHPEVLPARIREWEADGFDPAEVHARAVADEPVSTPIWRMVTLRFAALVAEHAAAREAANPRRSPSRA is encoded by the coding sequence ATGGGCAAGGTGCTGGTGGTGCAGAACAGCAGGAGCGGCGGCCCGAGCCGGGTGGGCGACTGGCTGGCGGACGCCGGCCACGAGCTGGACGTCGTGCTCGCCCACGAGGGCGCCCCGCTCCCTGACCGGCTGGAGCACGACGCCATGATCATGCTCGGCGGCGGCTACCTCCCGGGCGACGACGACCGGGCCCCCTGGCTGGCCGCCGCCCGCCGGCTGGTCGGTCAGGCGCTCGCGGAGGGCGTTCCGCTGCTCGGCATCTGCCTGGGCGGCCAGATGATCGCCGAGGTGGCGGGCGGCGAGGTCACCGGCGACACGGGCGCGCCCGAGAACGGCAGCCTCCCCGTCACGATCCGGCCGGAGGCGGCGGCCGACCCGCTCTTCCACGGGCTGCCCCCGGTGGTGCCCGCCGTCGAGCACCACAAGGACGCGGTCACCGGGCTGCCGCCCGGCGCGGTGTGGCTGGCCGAGACGGCGGCCTGCCCCTACCAGGCGTTCCGGGTGGGCGAGCGGGCCTGGGGGGTGCAGTTCCATCCCGAGGTGCTGCCCGCGCGCATCCGCGAGTGGGAGGCCGACGGCTTCGATCCCGCAGAGGTCCACGCGCGGGCGGTGGCCGACGAGCCGGTGTCCACCCCGATCTGGCGCATGGTGACCCTGCGCTTCGCGGCCCTGGTCGCCGAGCACGCCGCGGCCAGGGAGGCGGCTAACCCGCGTAGGAGTCCCAGCCGAGCTTGA
- a CDS encoding sulfite exporter TauE/SafE family protein: MIVGDVLGLLATGVAAGVVSTVVSLASIVSYPALLAFGLPPLTANVTNTVALVFTGIGAAAGSRPELAGEGRTMLRLGPVAALGGATGALLLLVTPARTFELIAPWLIGMASLLLARPPSREARGEHGVLGRIALFAVTIYVGYFGAAGGILLFAVLSSMFAHRDAKLNAMKNVLSGLANAVAALGFALFGPVDWAAAVPLAAGFLLGGWIGPKIARRLPGHSLRYLAAVCGVAVAVKLGWDSYAG, translated from the coding sequence GTGATCGTCGGAGATGTGCTCGGCCTGCTCGCCACCGGTGTCGCGGCCGGAGTGGTGAGCACGGTCGTCAGTCTCGCCTCGATCGTCTCCTACCCCGCCCTGCTCGCCTTCGGGCTGCCCCCGCTGACCGCGAACGTCACCAACACCGTCGCCCTCGTCTTCACCGGCATCGGCGCGGCGGCGGGCTCCCGTCCCGAGCTCGCGGGGGAGGGGCGCACGATGCTGCGCCTCGGCCCGGTCGCCGCGCTGGGCGGCGCGACCGGCGCGCTCCTGCTGCTGGTGACCCCGGCGCGGACGTTCGAGCTCATCGCGCCCTGGCTGATCGGGATGGCCTCGCTCCTGCTGGCCCGCCCGCCTTCGCGCGAGGCGCGCGGCGAGCACGGGGTGCTCGGGCGGATCGCGCTGTTCGCCGTCACGATCTACGTCGGCTACTTCGGCGCGGCCGGCGGCATCCTGCTGTTCGCCGTGCTCTCCTCGATGTTCGCCCATCGCGACGCCAAGCTGAACGCGATGAAGAACGTGCTGTCCGGCCTGGCGAACGCGGTCGCCGCCCTCGGCTTCGCGCTGTTCGGCCCGGTGGACTGGGCCGCGGCCGTGCCGCTGGCGGCGGGCTTCCTGCTGGGTGGCTGGATCGGCCCCAAGATCGCCCGCCGCCTGCCCGGTCACAGCCTGCGGTACCTGGCCGCCGTCTGCGGGGTCGCGGTGGCGGTCAAGCTCGGCTGGGACTCCTACGCGGGTTAG
- a CDS encoding endonuclease V has translation MRVQRLHPWPATAEEAEAIQDRLRPRVELSGPTSFGLVAGLDVHYHGAGGGDDALTAAVAVLDPGTLAVAEQVVVRGKAAFPYVPGLFAFRELPALVEALERLTVTPDLLVCDGYGLAHPRGFGLACHLGVLTGLPALGVGKTPFVGTHEPPGPERGDWTPITHGGAVVGRALRTRPGVKPVYVSQGHRVSLDTVTAEVLRLTPRYRLPEPIRHADHLARLS, from the coding sequence ATGCGAGTACAGCGGCTTCATCCGTGGCCGGCCACGGCCGAGGAGGCGGAGGCCATCCAGGACCGGCTCCGCCCGCGCGTCGAACTGTCCGGGCCCACCTCCTTCGGCCTGGTGGCGGGCCTGGACGTGCACTACCACGGGGCCGGCGGCGGCGATGACGCGCTGACGGCCGCCGTGGCCGTCCTGGATCCCGGCACGCTCGCCGTGGCCGAGCAGGTGGTGGTGCGCGGGAAGGCGGCGTTCCCGTACGTGCCGGGGCTGTTCGCCTTCCGCGAGCTGCCCGCGCTCGTCGAGGCCCTCGAACGGCTCACCGTCACGCCCGACCTGCTGGTGTGCGACGGGTACGGCCTGGCGCACCCGCGCGGGTTCGGGCTGGCGTGTCATCTCGGCGTGCTGACCGGGCTGCCCGCCCTGGGGGTGGGCAAGACGCCCTTCGTCGGGACGCACGAGCCGCCGGGGCCGGAGCGGGGGGACTGGACGCCGATCACGCACGGCGGCGCCGTGGTGGGCCGCGCCCTGCGCACGCGACCGGGCGTCAAGCCGGTGTACGTCTCCCAGGGACACCGCGTCTCCCTGGACACCGTCACCGCCGAGGTCCTGCGCCTGACCCCCCGCTACCGCCTCCCCGAGCCGATCCGCCACGCCGACCACCTCGCCCGCCTCTCCTGA
- a CDS encoding TIGR00645 family protein, with product MAQLSVAPSQGAPRSVLTRVGYVMFLSRWIQVPLYLGLIVAQIVYVWRFMVELAHLVHLGFGGSPPETVIMLIVLGLVDVVMISNLLIMVIVGGYETFVSRLRIEGHPDQPQWLSHVNANVLKVKLAMAIIGISGIHLLQIFINAGLPAITDRELLWKTLIHLTFVVSAVALALIDRVMHSGRSQPDRGDQGGRPAERPQERLIA from the coding sequence ATGGCTCAACTGTCCGTGGCGCCCTCGCAGGGGGCGCCACGGTCGGTGCTCACCCGGGTCGGCTACGTGATGTTCCTCAGCCGCTGGATCCAGGTGCCGCTCTACCTCGGGCTGATCGTCGCCCAGATCGTGTACGTGTGGCGCTTCATGGTGGAGCTCGCCCACCTGGTCCACCTCGGGTTCGGCGGCTCGCCGCCGGAAACCGTGATCATGCTCATCGTCCTCGGGCTGGTGGACGTGGTGATGATCTCCAATCTGCTGATCATGGTGATCGTGGGCGGTTACGAGACGTTCGTCTCCCGGCTGCGCATCGAGGGCCACCCCGACCAGCCGCAGTGGCTCTCGCACGTCAACGCCAACGTGCTCAAGGTCAAGCTGGCGATGGCGATCATCGGCATCTCCGGCATCCACCTCCTGCAGATCTTCATCAACGCCGGCCTACCGGCCATCACCGACAGGGAGTTGCTGTGGAAGACCCTCATACACCTGACCTTCGTGGTCTCGGCCGTGGCGCTCGCCCTGATCGACCGGGTCATGCATTCGGGGCGCTCGCAGCCCGACCGCGGCGACCAGGGCGGGCGGCCCGCCGAACGTCCCCAGGAGCGGCTGATCGCCTGA
- a CDS encoding HAD family hydrolase: MTPPRIVATDLDGTLLTSERAVSPRTRDALRLARAAGAEIVLVTARPPRGVRPIAEQAGVTGTAICSNGAVVYDLDTDEIIESLPLDPGAARRAARALAEALPGVGLAVETGRGVLAEAGYTRRVPEDLAFHREVVSVMEEAEPIVKLLAHSPAHTADEMIAAVLAAMKGLAEITQSGDGGLVEISAPGVTKAAALDRLCRARGVPASEVVAFGDMPNDLAVLTYAGLGYAMANAHRTVLASVPRRTLSNDEHGVAAVLERLYA, from the coding sequence GTGACTCCTCCCCGCATCGTCGCCACCGATCTCGACGGCACCCTGCTGACCTCCGAGCGCGCCGTCTCGCCCCGCACCAGGGACGCGCTCCGGCTGGCCCGCGCGGCCGGCGCCGAGATCGTCCTCGTCACCGCCAGGCCGCCGCGAGGCGTGCGCCCGATCGCCGAGCAGGCGGGCGTGACGGGCACCGCGATCTGCAGCAACGGGGCCGTCGTCTACGACCTGGACACCGACGAGATCATCGAGAGCCTGCCGCTCGACCCCGGCGCCGCCCGCCGGGCCGCGCGCGCCCTGGCCGAGGCCCTGCCGGGCGTCGGGCTGGCCGTCGAGACGGGCCGCGGGGTGCTGGCCGAGGCCGGCTACACCCGGCGCGTCCCCGAGGACCTGGCGTTCCACCGTGAGGTCGTCTCGGTCATGGAGGAGGCGGAGCCCATCGTCAAGCTGCTCGCCCACTCGCCGGCGCACACCGCCGACGAGATGATCGCCGCCGTGCTGGCGGCCATGAAGGGTCTGGCCGAGATCACGCAGTCGGGCGACGGCGGGCTCGTCGAGATCAGCGCGCCGGGGGTGACCAAGGCCGCCGCGCTGGACCGGCTCTGCCGGGCGCGGGGCGTGCCGGCGAGCGAGGTGGTGGCCTTCGGTGACATGCCGAACGACCTGGCGGTCCTGACGTACGCGGGGCTGGGGTACGCGATGGCCAACGCGCATCGGACGGTGCTCGCGTCGGTGCCGCGCCGCACCCTCTCGAACGACGAGCACGGCGTCGCCGCGGTGCTGGAACGCCTGTACGCCTGA
- a CDS encoding DUF2283 domain-containing protein, whose protein sequence is MYEIAHRVLALRSDPPRDVVVTVGMPYEEPTGEWSCPYRIDGLDGWEHERKVTGPDSLGAAELALAMVRAAVTGSHEAREGLLSWEEASPGPRAQTVWVTWDKKHDVAYIAMKHEISPGEATRQVVAEDAVLDYGDKGRLIGVELMNATARLPSEMRM, encoded by the coding sequence ATGTACGAGATCGCCCACCGGGTGCTGGCGCTGCGCAGCGATCCGCCCCGTGACGTGGTCGTCACGGTCGGCATGCCGTACGAGGAGCCGACGGGGGAGTGGTCGTGCCCCTACCGCATCGACGGGCTCGACGGGTGGGAACACGAGAGGAAGGTCACGGGGCCCGACTCGCTGGGCGCGGCCGAGCTGGCGCTCGCGATGGTGCGGGCCGCGGTCACCGGCTCGCACGAGGCCAGGGAAGGGCTGCTGAGCTGGGAGGAGGCGTCGCCGGGGCCCCGCGCGCAGACCGTCTGGGTCACCTGGGACAAGAAGCACGACGTCGCCTACATCGCGATGAAACACGAGATCTCGCCGGGCGAGGCCACCCGCCAGGTGGTGGCCGAGGACGCCGTGCTCGACTACGGCGACAAGGGGCGGCTGATCGGCGTGGAGCTGATGAACGCGACCGCCAGGCTTCCGTCGGAGATGCGCATGTGA
- the pyrF gene encoding orotidine-5'-phosphate decarboxylase yields the protein MNESFGARLRARLDACGPLCVGIDPGPALLDAWGLDDSPSGLERFSRTVVETVAEVAAVVKPQSAFFERWGSRGVAVLERTIADLREAGTLVLLDVKRGDIGSTMTAYAEAYLDRGSPLAADAVTLSPYLGFGSLTGAIASAVANDAGVFVLARTSNPESAELQRLVAGQVLAGAAAANAGATPFGPVGVVMGATLREVDLPLTELNGPILVPGVGAQGGTPADVARLFAPVRHAVLPSVSRAVLADPKRLRGRVLQYRDECAAHLTPEAAGRR from the coding sequence ATGAACGAGTCGTTCGGGGCACGCCTGCGAGCCAGGCTCGACGCGTGCGGGCCGCTGTGCGTCGGCATCGATCCGGGCCCGGCCCTGCTGGACGCCTGGGGGCTGGACGACTCGCCGTCCGGGCTCGAACGCTTCAGCAGGACGGTCGTCGAGACCGTGGCGGAGGTGGCGGCCGTCGTCAAGCCGCAGTCGGCGTTCTTCGAGCGGTGGGGCAGCCGGGGCGTCGCCGTCCTGGAACGCACCATCGCCGACCTGCGCGAGGCGGGCACGCTCGTGCTGCTGGACGTCAAGCGGGGCGACATCGGCAGCACGATGACCGCCTACGCCGAGGCGTACCTCGACCGGGGCAGCCCGCTCGCCGCCGACGCCGTGACGCTGAGCCCCTACCTCGGGTTCGGCTCGCTGACCGGCGCGATCGCCTCGGCGGTGGCCAACGACGCGGGCGTGTTCGTGCTGGCCAGGACCTCCAACCCGGAGTCCGCGGAGCTGCAGCGGCTGGTGGCCGGGCAGGTCCTCGCGGGCGCGGCGGCGGCGAACGCCGGGGCCACGCCGTTCGGGCCTGTGGGGGTGGTCATGGGCGCCACGCTGCGCGAGGTGGACCTTCCGCTGACCGAGCTCAACGGGCCCATCCTGGTTCCGGGGGTGGGCGCGCAGGGCGGGACGCCGGCCGACGTGGCGCGGCTGTTCGCCCCGGTGCGGCACGCCGTCCTGCCGTCGGTCTCGCGGGCGGTGCTGGCCGACCCGAAGCGGCTGCGCGGCCGGGTCCTGCAGTACCGGGACGAGTGCGCGGCCCACCTGACGCCCGAGGCGGCGGGCAGGAGATGA
- a CDS encoding SRPBCC family protein — protein sequence MTFRTRVAVDAPAELVWRTMSDVTRWPEFTPTMTSVRLLDDEPFGAGSRVRVEQPGLPALDWMVTALTPGRSFVWETVAAGVTIAAGHVVEAAGRGGAAVELSITRRGLLAPVLALLTGARTRRYVRTEALSLKRRCEREPPG from the coding sequence ATGACCTTCCGCACCCGCGTCGCCGTGGACGCCCCCGCCGAGCTGGTGTGGCGGACGATGTCCGACGTGACCCGCTGGCCGGAGTTCACGCCGACGATGACGAGCGTGCGCCTGCTGGACGACGAGCCGTTCGGCGCCGGCAGCCGGGTGCGCGTGGAGCAGCCCGGCCTGCCGGCACTCGACTGGATGGTGACGGCGCTCACCCCGGGCCGTTCCTTCGTCTGGGAGACGGTGGCCGCGGGCGTGACGATCGCGGCGGGGCACGTCGTGGAGGCGGCCGGGCGCGGCGGGGCCGCCGTGGAGCTGTCGATCACCCGCAGGGGGCTGCTGGCGCCGGTCCTCGCCCTGCTGACCGGCGCCCGCACCCGCCGCTACGTGCGTACGGAGGCGCTCAGCCTG